From the genome of Bactrocera oleae isolate idBacOlea1 chromosome 2, idBacOlea1, whole genome shotgun sequence, one region includes:
- the LOC106619951 gene encoding odorant receptor 85c: MSTIINFEEFLGLASFFCANIGIKLWGPSDGIRQHFVLYLTSINLFLTVFAECIYIIGAIRTDFIVAIMTLSYVSFIVVAFVKWYYLINYHTERTVFFQRLEALFPHTKSEQETIKLSKYLRLNKLATMSYTITFMVVIWIYNLYTISQRFIYTNLLHVHIERVLPYQAMYPWDWRDNWTYYVIYVTQSFAAWHSTCAQIAYDLLLCILSMHLIMHYDHISRSLEGYQTKFAEVHGVDTCNSLPQLARVAVELKAVKEDIKFISNIVAYHNELLSLSSSLNKLFGLPLFVNFFTSSAIICFLSFQMSVARELDLLLKLAVFLFFSILQVYLICHFGQLLMDASTNVASAAFFPNLCHADVSFQKMTILVAKRAQEAAALKATNFITISLDTMTIIMQISYKFFTVLRTMYDD; the protein is encoded by the exons ATGTCGACCATTATAAACTTTGAAGAATTCCTCGGATTGGCGAGTTTTTTCTGTGCCAATATCGGCATTAAACTGTGGGGTCCAAGCGATGGTATCAGGCAACATTTTGTATTGTACCTTACCTCAATCAATTTGTTTCTAACAGTCTTTGCTGAGTGTATTTACATCATCGGGGCCATCAGAACTGACTTTATAGTAGCCATCATGACATTATCCTACGTTAGTTTCATTGTGGTGGCGTTTGTCAAGTGGTACTATCTCATTAACTATCATACTGAAAGAACCGTGTTTTTCCAACGCCTCGAAGCGCTCTTTCCGCATACGAAATCAGAACAAGAAACCATAAAGTTGAGTAAATATCTTCGTTTGAATAAGTTGGCAACTATGAGTTATACGATCACCTTTATGGTGGTCATTTGGATTTACAATTTGTATACGATCTCGCAACGTTTCATTTATACGAATTTGTTGCACGTACACATTGAACGCGTTCTACCCTATCAAGCTATGTATCCGTGGGATTGGCGTGATAATTGGACTTACTATGTGATTTATGTGACGCAGAGTTTTGCCGCCTGGCACTCGACTTGCGCACAGATCGCCTACGATCTGCTGCTCTGCATCCTATCCATGCATTTGATCATGCATTACGATCACATTTCTCGCAGCTTGGAGGGATATCAAACGAAATTTGCCGAAGTGCATGGAGTAGACACCTGTAATAGTTTGCCGCAATTGGCGAGAGTCGCTGTGGAACTTAAGGCGGTTAAGGaggatataaaatttatatcgaaTATTGTGGCATATCACAATGAATTGCTGAG TTTGTCCTCCTCATTGAACAAACTGTTTGGTCTGCCGCTTTTTGTGAACTTCTTCACATCGTCGGCTATTATTTGTTTTCTCAGTTTTCAAATGTCCGTTGCTAGAGAACTTGACCTACTATTAAAGTTGGcggtctttttatttttttccatattgcAAGTGTATCTCATCTGTCATTTTGGACAATTACTAATGGATGCG AGTACAAATGTGGCAAGTGCTGCTTTTTTTCCTAATTTATGTCATGCGGATGTAAGTTTTCAGAAAATGACAATACTGGTTGCCAAACGGGCTCAAGAGGCCGCGGCATTGAAGGCAACAAACTTCATAACAATCTCACTGGACACCATGACCATT ATCATGCAAATATCGTACAAATTCTTTACGGTCTTGCGTACTATGTATGACGATTAA